Genomic window (Clostridiales bacterium):
AAGCTCACATATATAAGCGGCCTTAAGAATGCAGAAGGCAAGTTTCAGGAAACATCTTTTGGCACGGGCCTATGGGGTTTCTGGGCTGTAACAAGCGCTGCCAAAAGGCCGGATGCTATAGTCAAATTATTTGATTACATGCTGAGCGACGAGGGCTGGTCGTTATGCAAAGACGGCGTAAAGGGCGTAAGCTATACGGAAGAGAACGGAGTAAAGAAGCCTACGGCCGATTATGGAGATTTCGCGCAGAATGGATGGGCAAGGTGCTTTGTAAGAAGGAATGACGACCCATCGTTCTTTGTAGCGCTTGATACACCTGATGAATATAAAGATCCTGTTACAAAGTGGATCGATATAGCAATCAAGGCAAAAGTAGTAAGCCTTGACTTCGGGTACAGGCCGGCGGCTGCCGACAAGCCGGAACTTATAGATTATGGCAAGGCAATAAACCAGACGGTGTCGAAAATAGTAACAGGGGCATCCCCTGTAAGCGACTGGGATAAAACCCTTGACGGCTGGTATAAAGCAGGCGGCGCCGAATATGTACAGCAAATGAACGATTATATCAAAAAGACACAGGATAAAAAATAAATAATCTATAAATATTTATGGGTTTAGTATTGCAATCAGGCAGGAACCACCTTAGGATTAAAGATGTTTAAGGTGGTTTTTGCCTTGAAGTAAATTATATTTGGAGGGAATAGTCATGGAAATAATACATTCTGATTTGACAGTAGCCGGAGCAGGTATAGCGGGAATGTGTGCGGCACTTGCAGCTGCAAGGCATGGCTTGAAAGTGGCGCTGATAAACGACAGACCTGTGCTGGGAGGCAATGCGAGCAGCGAAGTTGCAGTCAGCATAAGCGGTTCCGCAGCAGGCGGAGGCTCGAACTCGGTATATGCACGAGAAGGCGGTATAGTAGAGGAAATAAAGCTAACGAGGCTGCATTATAACCAGATGGAAATGGGCAGCTATTCCGTTCAGGATTGGCCTATGGAGGATGCGGCATATTTTGACCTTATTTATAACGAAAAGAACATAAGTCTGTATCTCAACACCTCGGTTAGGAGCGCTCAGGTTGAGAATGGAAAAGTTAAGGCGTTAATGGCAGTACAAGTGGGTTCCGAAAAACAATTAAGGTTTGAAAGCCCTTTATTTATCGATTCGACAGGGGATGGAACCGTAGGCTATAATGCAGGAGCGCTTTATATGTGGGGAGAAGAAGCGAAGAATGAGTTCAATGAATCCCTTGCACCCCAAAAACATACAGGATATGTGATGGGGAGCACCATTCTATTTTTCACAAGAGATGCCGGAAAAAAGGTCACCTACAGGAGGCCGGACTTTGCATATGACATTACCAAACTTGACTATTTCAACAGGTTCGGCAACAGTAAACTTGCCAGGGGAATCCATAGGGAAGGAAATGTTTATAACGGTTATTGGTGGGTTGAAATAGGGGGACTGCTTGATACGATCCATGATAATGAGAAGATAACTCTGGAGCTTAGAAAAATAGCTTATGGTTTATGGGATTATATTAAAAATAGCGGGAAGTTTGAAGGAGTCGATAATTTATTGCTTGACAAGGTCACCCAGATTGCAGGCAAAAGAGAGTCAAGAAGATTTACAGGTGACTATGTATTGACGCAAAATGATATCGAGGATAAAACGGATTTTCCTGACAAGATTTCAATAGGCGGCTGGACCATGGATGTACACGCTCCAAATGGAATATACGATGAAGGTCCTGCAACTCACTGGCATCCAATTAACGGCATATATAACCTGCCTTTCAGATGCATGTATTCAAAAAACATATTGAATCTGATGCTTGCAGGCAGGGATATAAGCTGTACGCATATAGCCATGGGATCTACAAGGGTTATGGGGACCTGCGCATGTACGGGGCAGGCGGTAGGTACGGCAGCATATTTATGCAATAAATATGGAATATATCCGTCTTCAATTATTAAGGACGGTCATATTGAGGAACTGCAGGACGAACTGCAAAGGGATGACCAGACAATTATGGGCAGACGGGAAAAATATAACCCTGAATTGTTAAGCGATCTGACAGTTTCCGCTTCATCAACCAGGGCATATACAAACCCGGACTGCGAGGCAGCCCTTCAGTTGACTGAAAATTACTGTATGGCTTTTCCTGTTGAAGACAGGATTGATAGTTTGGAAGTAAAGGTAGCTAATAGCTCAGATGAAAAGAGACAGATGAATATAAACATTTACGGCGGTAAAAGGCCTGAGAAT
Coding sequences:
- a CDS encoding FAD-dependent oxidoreductase; translated protein: MEIIHSDLTVAGAGIAGMCAALAAARHGLKVALINDRPVLGGNASSEVAVSISGSAAGGGSNSVYAREGGIVEEIKLTRLHYNQMEMGSYSVQDWPMEDAAYFDLIYNEKNISLYLNTSVRSAQVENGKVKALMAVQVGSEKQLRFESPLFIDSTGDGTVGYNAGALYMWGEEAKNEFNESLAPQKHTGYVMGSTILFFTRDAGKKVTYRRPDFAYDITKLDYFNRFGNSKLARGIHREGNVYNGYWWVEIGGLLDTIHDNEKITLELRKIAYGLWDYIKNSGKFEGVDNLLLDKVTQIAGKRESRRFTGDYVLTQNDIEDKTDFPDKISIGGWTMDVHAPNGIYDEGPATHWHPINGIYNLPFRCMYSKNILNLMLAGRDISCTHIAMGSTRVMGTCACTGQAVGTAAYLCNKYGIYPSSIIKDGHIEELQDELQRDDQTIMGRREKYNPELLSDLTVSASSTRAYTNPDCEAALQLTENYCMAFPVEDRIDSLEVKVANSSDEKRQMNINIYGGKRPENYIPDTHLKDISVDIPGNFEGWINLPVSVKACSDKKVYIIFNKDDSLKLFYNNEKIVGIVTFRCRKNTEIDKYPKSGIFRLSRQEKNISFRNIKPAFDIYGAENVINGYSRPHGLPNIWMSEKIHKENSEWISLDYSRSKKIDEIQLIFNTQLEYDNFNKIMPDLVKQYAIEITSLDGSKQVIEVKDNYLRQRRHKIDNPNVKKIRIIFKGTYGSKYFQLFAIKLY